Within the Malus sylvestris chromosome 4, drMalSylv7.2, whole genome shotgun sequence genome, the region GAGGTTCTTTGTTtaccttaaaaataaggactttacttatttTTTTGAAGAATaaggttgcttggaaatatgtaaatgacaaggttgcttggaaatataaatgacagaggaaagtgactaatattgcagattgcttgtaatttatatgactggaaatgagtacataaaagctacaaatgagatcgataccgcaagtgagcagcagagctaataaactagataaaagaaggcttttggcaaatctggttttgagcagagtttgtgcttttgtttgtttgtttgagtctCCATAAACCTTGTGCATCTGCTCCTTTTTATAGAGGTCTGGAGGAAACCCCCTACTGAGGTTTTTGTACTTGCCCGAAAGAAGCTTGGGCAACTTGTATTGTGAAATATTTAGAATAAGCAAGTTTGAATCTCCGCCACATATCTCCACCAcatataataaattaataataaaaagaagcaAGCTGTCTTCTTTCACATGCCTCCTGCAAGAATATTTGCATGCTTTTCCAATCTACTTGAAGGCGTGCAAATCTCCACCACCCAAACATATTGGAGAAACAATATTGTAGTGCCAACCTATCCCACTTGATAGCTAAATATCTTCCAAGTTAGTCTTCTTGCTcattaatcctccaaatgccatattttacccaaattgcccaaagaaataaaaataggtatattttgagtgcaaacaGCTGCAATTTAAAGCATGGTATCATAAGCAAGACTTATGAGTGAGTCGAAAGCTAAGGGAATTGCCTTCTTTGGAAAGGGATGATTCTAAACGATCGCTTCAACCTTTCAAATTCCAAACAATTACCTACTTTTTATAAATTAGATTAGTCACTAAGTGTCAGTTACGACATGAAGTAGGATCGATGGGTTTTCACTCTCAGATCATATCTCAAGCTCTAATCCCTAAACCAACCGCTTTCAACTAAGCAAATTTAGAGTTTAACTTGGATAAAAGGGTCCATTTGAGAATACAGAGCTCCATAAATGACATGTTAGTGATAACCAATTTCATTATTTGTCCACATCATAATTTAATGTCAGTGAAATCGTCACTTAATGCTAACGCCATCACTTAACATTGGTAAATTAGcaaatttccttttttcaaaacGTTAGCTAATTATTTCAAAAGTTTTAATGGGTTATTAGGACCAATATAAAATTACACCAAAAGGGTGGGTAGTTCCATACTTACTGAATTTAATTTCCAAATAATTTCCATTGAAATTAAAAGTAGTATAagtcttaaaattttcaaattgtgAAGAACACACATTGTAActctaaaaagaaaattgagattTACAAATCAACACAGAGGTTTTTCATCCATTCAAGTAGCCTTCTTCTTTGAGAGTATTAGTTGCAAATTATtctcttaattattagttaatGTATGAGAAGGGTTGTAACTTGTACGTCTTAATTTTCCTCTTATGCCTTCACACGTTCTGTTTGAAGAAATGCGTCTGACGAAATGCTTCGAAAAAGGCGTTTTTACGCTAAAAATGCAGGCAAACCCTGCCCATGTTCAACTTCACGAGCTCGTTTATCCCACCAAGTAGAGATCTTATCGCTCAAAAGACCTATCTCTTAAAAACCGATAAGCAAATGCAGTATGATGTTTGCTAAGGAGACTACCAACTAAGCTTATACACCAGAAATTGCTGCTGCTGGATCTTTCTAAATCTTAGTATTTCTTATGAGCATGTAGAGTAATTTGTACAAAGCAcccaaaaattgaaacaaaagcaTCACTGAGGAAATGCAGACTATAAGAATAACAAGAACCGACAATACATAATTCATCAGAATGCTGAAAGATAATCTATACCTTTTCTCAGTTGTGTTACAAAGTTGACTCGCTTATTACGGAAAGCCAATGCAGTCGTGTTCAAGTTTCAACTACTAATCACAACAAGCATCAAACTTTTGAAATAACTGGTGGCAAAGGCATGATCTTGCCCAACAGCTTTTCAGCTTCAACAAATCCAATTGATCCCACAGACAAATACTTTATACACTTCCATCTGTTCCAAGTATTATTAGGTATGTCAGTTCAATGAACAAGCAGGATATAATCATGTAAGAGAAATCTCCGAGGTacaaaacaagtatgaaaaccCCAAATAGCTTGCCTGGGTGTGTAGGGTAGTGCAAAACAATGTAGGTGAAGATGGTTAACGGAGTTGAATGGAGGCTGATGAAATCCAAATCTGTCAAAAGGAAAGTCTAAAATCataatcaaaactctttcatatTTGAAATCGTTTGAATCATGAAATCCTATTATTTTGATCCAATCATTTTCATTTAAGGATTCATAAGCAATCTCACAAACTCATTTACAGAAAGACCCTCTTCCAAAGATGGTGTAAAGCGGCCTAGTTGGTCAGGGATACACCAAATTagagaattaattaaaagtcaCATTCTTCACCAGCTCATTTCTGCATTAAGCAATCTGTTTAGACAGCATATAAGGATTTTATTAAACCAACCGATTGTTCTGAATTCTTTGGGGATAGCATAATGACGTGATACAAATCTTAGCACAGATTTACATGAAGTAGCTTCTCAAGATCAATCTGTTTGTGCACGCAAATACAAACCCGAAAATAATACTAAGAAAAAACTTAAATCGCAAGGCAATACCTGTACTGATGGCATTGCGGTGCATCTCGTTGTATTAGCGTTTTCCCCACTTCTAACATGTGACTTACTGTATAACAATGAAAAAAATGGAGAACATAAGCACGAAACATATCAACAACAAAAGgcgaaaaattaagaaatagcaAGAAAAGTCACACATTGGTTCAATCAGATATGATTTTGATCTAAAGATACCAACAAATTCAGATTAGATTACCCAAAGAGTAGTCTTCAGGTCTCCTCTGAAGATCCTTAACAGTTGGAATGTGATCCACAGGAATAACCAAGTAATGCCTACACAGGATTAGATTGGAATTCGACTTAAAATTCAATTAACATGGTAAAATTCATGcataaaaattgggaaattacATTCTATCAGTACCTTACAGCGGCAGGGTTGATGTCTTGAAAAGCAACGACCTTTTCATCCTGCAGGAAAAACCAGTTGACCAATTACTGAACTACAGCATCAAGATAATTACGACAAGCAgcgtttggttgctgagaaaatgggaAGGGGATAAAACCCAATTGAAAGGTCAACATTCTGAGCAACCAAACTAAAGtggaaaggaaaaataaatgggtggagagagagagagggagagagagagagagagacagagagcaGACAGTGTGGAGGAGAGTGGTCGAGGTGGATTTTCCGGCGATCTGGCAGAAGATGCACGGTGAAGCTGCGGCTGCTACTGCCGCCATCGGCGACCCTAAGCCGCGAGCAGAGTTGATGGGAGTCAGACGCGTTTGGAGCTCTATCCGTGATTTGTTTTGTTGCCAGCATTTTCTTAACTATTATTTTTGTATAAGGATGACGCTTTCTCTGTTCTGCCCGATAAACCTTTTTTTCGAAGGTATCTGTGGTATTTGAGATGGTATCTCATAGCGACGGTTCAGTTTAAAAACGAAAATGATATAATCATCTTTAAAATTACGAAAAGAACCATTGAATTTAAGACACTGATGATGTTGGATGATCTTTTTGATCTCTCCTATAAGCACCATTGAATTCACATtggttttgattcaaaacttgTGAACTTTCCACAAAATGCAACTTTTGTAATTCTCTAGGTAATGAGTtcagagaatatatatatatatatatatatatattataacacaatactatattatattatattatattatatatgagtTGTTATATATCGGATTCGGGAACAGATATAAATTGGAGACTCATATAACCATAGTTAATACCATAACCGaataatatttttgggttttccCCTATCCAAAATATACCATAATTTTCATCTCCAAATCCGTCTCATTCGAACAGTTATCCACAGTTATTGGGTTTAACGGTTTGCTTTGTCATCCCTAATATCTCACGTATGATGCTTAATAAGATAGTAACTTTTATTATTAAAAGGAGATGAGAGGATTtgaaattattacaataatttagaggATGGAGAGTTTTGAATCAGGATACATGAGTGAAAACACATTACCCTATCCATTAAGATATTTGACCACATGTTTAAAAACAGCATTTAAATTGCTTTTTAAAGCTGTTTGAGTAGAAGCATAATATAaactttaataaatatttttatttcatatGATAAACTCATTGATTTTTTCTAAATGACATCATCTACCTTTTCCgactcctccaccaccacctaCGAAGTCAATGCCACCACCAATAGTGTCCCCCATCATAATTGCCACTGCCACCTATTGCACCACCAACTTCTTCACCACTACGACCACCATTGCAACCACCATCTTCCCCACCATCACCAACCCCTCACcaacatcatcatcaccatcaccatcaccaacaCCAGCACTACAACGATCACTATCACAATTTGAATTACTGTTTAAAGCTCTGGGGGAGCCATTGGAATTTCTTCTAAATAGAAAGCATAAAGTTGTTCGCCTACTTACTTTGGGAAGTCAAATGCCAAGGCAGACCTCTATTTTTATTCTTcgggatgaggatggaaaggttcttgctacagagaacgcggttaaagacagatggagaggttattttcataatcttttcaatgaaggacatgaaatgagtgcttctttaggggagttgagtaactcagaagagtgtagaaactactctttttatcgtcgaatccggaaggaagaagtgattgtagctttgaagaagatgaagcataaaaaagcaataggcccagacgatataccaatcgaagtgtggaaacttttgggagagacaggtataacatggctcactgaccttttcaataggattttgaaaacgaagaagatgccaaatgagtggcgaacgagcactttggtgcctatctacaagaataagggcgacgtacaaaattgcatgaactataggggtattaagctaatgagtcatacaatgaagctctaggagagagtcattgagcatagattgaggcaagagacacgggtttcggacaaccaattcgggttcatgccagggcgctcaaccatggaggtaatctatctcttacgaagattgatggaaagatatagagatgggaaaaaggatttacacatggtctttatagatttggaaaaaaacgtatgatagggtcccaagagacattctttgaaggattttagagaagaaaggagtacaagtagcatatatccaagctataaaggatatgtatgaaagagcaaagactgccgtaagaactcatgaaggacaaaccgaaagctttcccatatctgtaggattacatcaaggctcatccttaagtccttacctttttgcgttggtaatggatgagttaacaggacatattcaagatgatattccttggtgtatgcttttcgcagacgatatagtgttgatagatgaaactcaggaaggggtaaatgcaaagcttaacctttggagagaagtgttggaatccaaaggtcttcgcctaagccgatcaaagacagaatatatggagtgcaagttcagtgcaaatggaggccaaaacgagttaggggtgaggatcggagatcaagaaataccaaaaagcgaccgttttcgttacctaggatctatcttgcaaaagaacggagaattagatggagatctcaaccatagaatacaagctggatggatgaagtggaagagtgcatccggcgtgttgtgtgaccgccgtatgccactgaagctcaagggaaaattttataggacggcaataaggccggcgatgctgtatggcacagaatgttgggcggtgaaacatcaacacgtacacaaaatgggtgtagcggagatgaggatgcttcgttggatgtgtgggcacacgagaaaggataagattaggaatgaggatatccggggtaaagtaggagtagccgaaattgaaggaaagatgagagaaaatcggttacggtggtttggacatgtgcaaagaaggcctactgacgctccgattagaagaagcgactatgggacagaggttcagggccgaaggggtagaggaagacctaggaaaactttggaagagactctaagaaaagacttagagtacttggatctaacgaaggacatgacacaggatcgagcacaatggcgttctaagattcatatagccgatcccactcagtgactcgGATTTTTctagtctccaaccgagaagttttcctcactcgggaaattaagggaacactaccccaacctacatgccccactctgaaagcttcaacatacaagcttcaacaaaagaaaattcaaagaacttagcgaagaaggctttggtgtatttaacacaatacgttgaaatgaaggaaagcttaattattgatatccccgataagctacaaatatgtacatatacatgagtcaaaataaacacacaagatggagccttcacaaaggttgcttaggagaagtctcagcagtcggtagagccccagaaagagaaggcaccggagggggatcatttggagcctcagtactggacagaaccctagaaggaggaggcatcagaggttgatcatttggagcttcattacgcggtacagccccagaagacgaaggcaataaatgcctttggaacaaacccacaaatctctgatgatcaagtaaaacctgaccatcagtttccttcatctggtcaagcttcctcttcatgtttgtagcatagtcatgtgcgagccggtgcaactgtttattctcatgcttgagccctctaatctcctgtttgagactcataacttcagccgccaatgattcaacttggcgggttcgagcaaataggcgttgggccatattagacacagaacctgcacactgaacactgagagccagcgaatccgtaacagctaactcatcagaccgtttggaaagtagtctgttatctttgggagtgagaaggttcctggccaccaccgcagcagtcatatcattcttcatcacggaatccccaacggtaagaggaccagtaggggagaagaaggatgggcgccatatgttgtctggagaaggcggggctgcctcttcaacaaggttcaagtcaaaacgacggtcggaggggccagacattttcaaaggtgttgaagagagaagaggtcggacaaatcaagatcttagaagtgcaagaatgaagcttctactggtggagattcaagtgtgctttggaacttaatgccagtccctataaaaatctgcactcgacggagctttagaaatcgaagaggcgcttgctcagaaatcgaagaggcgtttgctttctcaaaagctgggctgcttagagatcacgagggttgatctcagaaatcgaagaggcgtttgctttctcaaaagttgggctgctcaaagaccacgaatgccgatctcagaaatcgaagatgcgctcgctttctcaaaagctgggctccccagaaaccacgagggccgctctcagaaatcgaagaggcacctacttttccagccttgtcagcacctgtcacacgcacactcagctttgcagaaattatgggcattctgtcaaagacttctggggaagtagaaaacacatgaatcttactgttcaatcacccacttcccacatgcaacaatagctcatgggtaccacagataactttgccaaaattctctgccaaagttgagcacatgaagcttgcagctcccactacatcgctctgaccaagaagggtaaaagaatagcaaagaaacagcactaacaaagtttagacccataaattttgaaggtctagctaccatattattacccataagggtaaaggaacagtaccactgctggataattggaaagtccctgtgtgtcaacctctgtgcttcgtggcaaggtagactagcaaacatgcccaacctttactcacattcgagaaaacactcccaataagattgcttgctccaaaaatcgaagaggcaccgttctccgaatctcgagagccagactcccaacatgactactttcttaaaaatcgaagagagggtaaaggaacagtaccattgctggataattggaaagtccctgtgtgtcaacctctgtgcttcgtggcaaggtagactagcaaacatgtccaacctttactcacattcgagaaaacactcccaacaagattgcttgctccaaaatcgaagaggcacgctacacccccaacatgattgctttctcaaaaatcgatgaggcatcgttctccgaatccatcgaagaggcgctcgctttctcaaaagctgggctgcttagagaccacgagggccgatctcagaaatcgaagaggcacctacttttctagccttgtcagcacctgtcacacgcacactcagctttgcagaaattatgggcattctgtcgaagacttctggtgaagtagaaagcacatgaatcttattgttcaatcacccacttcccacacgcaacaatagctcatgggtaccacagataactttgccaaagttctctgccaaagttgagcacgtgaagcttgcagctcccactacatcgctctgactaagaaaggtaaaagaatagcaaagaaacagcactaacaaaagtttagacacataaattttgaaggtctagctaccatattattacccacaagggtaaaggaacagtaccactgccggataattggaaagtccctgtgtgtcaacctctgtgcttcgtggcaaggtagactagcaaacatgccaaacctttactcacattcgagaaaacactcccaacaagattgcttgctccaaaatcgaagaggcaccgtcatccgaatctcgagagccagactcccaacatgactactttctcaaaatcgaagagagggtaaaggaacagtaccattgctggataattggaaagtccctgtgtgtcaacctttgtgcttcgtggcaaggtagactagcaaacatgcccaacctttactcacattcgagacaacactcccaacaagattgcttgctccaaaatcgaagaggcaccgccctccgaatctcgagagccagactcccaacatgattacttcctcaaaaatcgaagagacattgctctccgaatctcgagagtcagacccccagcatgattgctttctcaaaaatcgaagaggcatcgttctccgaatctcgagagccagataccacagaccaccttttcaaagtgctctgacagagttaaaacatgtgaaactggcagctcccactaccgtgctatgaccaagcagggtaaaggaataacattactacttgttgttagggagactcctatatatgtcgacctccatccccaacggacaggcagacctgcaaaaatgctcaacccttcatcatatctaagagggcactcccaacgaagcctttcga harbors:
- the LOC126619654 gene encoding uncharacterized protein LOC126619654 — encoded protein: MDELTGHIQDDIPWCMLFADDIVLIDETQEGVNAKLNLWREVLESKGLRLSRSKTEYMECKFSANGGQNELGVRIGDQEIPKSDRFRYLGSILQKNGELDGDLNHRIQAGWMKWKSASGVLCDRRMPLKLKGKFYRTAIRPAMLYGTECWAVKHQHVHKMGVAEMRMLRWMCGHTRKDKIRNEDIRGKVGVAEIEGKMRENRLRWFGHVQRRPTDAPIRRSDYGTEVQGRRGRGRPRKTLEETLRKDLEYLDLTKDMTQDRAQWRSKIHIADPTQ
- the LOC126619655 gene encoding bifunctional adenosine 5'-phosphosulfate phosphorylase/adenylylsulfatase HINT4-like, which translates into the protein MAAVAAAASPCIFCQIAGKSTSTTLLHTDEKVVAFQDINPAAVRHYLVIPVDHIPTVKDLQRRPEDYSLVSHMLEVGKTLIQRDAPQCHQYRFGFHQPPFNSVNHLHLHCFALPYTPRWKCIKYLSVGSIGFVEAEKLLGKIMPLPPVISKV